The following proteins come from a genomic window of Nitrospira sp.:
- a CDS encoding putative transmembrane protein, protein MLRCHGTMTTLSLFVIIFVLNSLPAFAPPTWMLIYAIALSRPDANPWLTALVAATAATAGRLALAKLAFILVRQCWLSIRTKANIDLVKDRLERHRAMTFGAVLAYTCSPLPSNTLFIAYGLTSLPLAPVAAASFLGRFLTYSFWVVMAMEAAHKAVFDVGSVVAYFGGYFVVTQAFMLALVVLFAKLDWRAWFASKTIQLMNQTEPSHQKPSIL, encoded by the coding sequence GTGTTGCGCTGTCATGGAACGATGACGACCCTGTCTCTCTTTGTGATCATCTTTGTGCTCAATAGCCTGCCTGCCTTCGCACCACCGACATGGATGCTGATCTATGCGATTGCATTGTCCAGACCCGATGCGAATCCTTGGCTCACCGCTCTCGTGGCTGCAACAGCGGCCACCGCTGGGAGACTGGCACTTGCTAAACTGGCCTTTATTCTGGTCAGGCAATGCTGGTTAAGCATCCGCACCAAAGCGAATATTGATCTCGTGAAAGACCGACTGGAAAGACACCGCGCGATGACGTTCGGGGCCGTCCTCGCCTATACCTGCAGCCCATTGCCATCGAACACGCTGTTTATCGCCTATGGACTGACGTCTTTGCCCCTGGCCCCGGTGGCTGCTGCATCCTTCTTAGGCCGGTTTCTGACGTATAGCTTTTGGGTGGTCATGGCTATGGAGGCCGCGCATAAGGCCGTTTTCGATGTTGGGTCGGTCGTTGCCTATTTCGGGGGATATTTTGTAGTCACGCAAGCCTTCATGCTTGCATTGGTCGTTCTATTCGCGAAATTGGACTGGAGGGCCTGGTTTGCCAGCAAGACAATCCAACTCATGAACCAGACCGAGCCTTCTCATCAGAAGCCGTCCATTTTGTAG
- a CDS encoding Adenylosuccinate synthetase, which translates to MGNLVIIGAQWGDEGKGKIVDILARDADIVVRYQGGSNAGHTVINERGTYIFHLIPSGILYRGTTCVIGNGVVVDPGSLIEEMDLLQAKGITIGKNFAVSQRAHLILPYHKAIDRASEQSKGSRKIGTTGRGIGPSYADKMARIGILMGDLLNPALFKRKLEENLVEMNWFLERLYKVETFQVDKVFDQYMGYADRLKSHIIDTTVLLNRAIEKNKTVLFEGAQGTHLDVDFGTYPYVTSSSAAAGGACTGTGVGPTMIDAVMGIAKAYSTRVGSGPFPTELTDEIGRGLQERGREFGSTTGRARRCGWFDAVVVRHATLVNGLTSLALTKLDVLDGCKELKLCTGYRQGSTIYKDMPADVDVLTSCEPVYQRMKGWTTATTGTTSYKRLPVEAKRYLARIEELSRCRIDMISTGSKRGETIMLRNPLDCSRRRPKRPRK; encoded by the coding sequence ATGGGCAATCTCGTCATTATCGGCGCTCAGTGGGGCGATGAAGGCAAGGGCAAGATCGTCGACATCTTAGCCCGAGACGCCGACATCGTCGTACGCTATCAAGGTGGCTCCAACGCGGGGCATACAGTCATCAACGAGCGGGGAACTTATATTTTCCATCTTATTCCATCGGGAATCTTGTACCGGGGAACGACCTGTGTCATCGGCAACGGCGTCGTCGTCGATCCCGGTTCTCTGATCGAGGAGATGGATCTGCTCCAGGCCAAAGGCATCACGATCGGCAAGAACTTCGCCGTCAGCCAGCGGGCGCACTTAATCCTTCCCTATCATAAGGCGATCGATCGCGCGTCGGAACAATCCAAGGGGTCACGAAAGATCGGCACGACCGGTCGGGGGATCGGGCCTTCGTATGCCGACAAGATGGCGCGGATCGGAATTCTCATGGGCGATCTGCTCAACCCTGCCTTGTTTAAGAGAAAACTCGAAGAGAATCTCGTCGAGATGAACTGGTTCTTGGAGCGGCTGTATAAAGTTGAAACCTTCCAAGTCGACAAAGTCTTCGATCAATACATGGGCTACGCCGACCGTCTCAAAAGTCACATCATCGACACCACGGTACTGTTGAATCGCGCGATAGAGAAGAACAAGACCGTTTTGTTTGAAGGGGCTCAAGGCACGCATCTGGATGTGGACTTCGGCACCTATCCCTATGTGACCTCGTCCAGTGCAGCGGCCGGTGGAGCCTGTACGGGCACCGGTGTCGGTCCGACCATGATCGACGCTGTCATGGGGATCGCGAAGGCCTACTCGACAAGAGTCGGCAGTGGGCCGTTTCCAACCGAACTGACCGATGAGATCGGACGAGGACTTCAGGAACGAGGGCGGGAATTTGGATCGACCACAGGACGTGCGAGGCGATGCGGTTGGTTTGATGCGGTCGTGGTTCGCCATGCGACGCTGGTGAATGGGCTCACGTCCTTGGCTCTGACCAAGCTTGATGTCCTCGACGGCTGCAAGGAGTTGAAGCTTTGTACCGGGTACAGGCAGGGGAGTACCATCTATAAGGACATGCCGGCTGACGTGGACGTGTTGACCAGCTGCGAGCCGGTCTATCAACGGATGAAAGGGTGGACCACTGCGACGACAGGGACGACCAGTTATAAGCGGCTTCCTGTCGAAGCGAAGCGGTACCTGGCTCGCATCGAAGAGTTGTCGCGGTGCCGAATCGATATGATTTCGACCGGATCCAAGCGCGGGGAGACGATCATGCTGCGGAATCCCTTGGACTGTTCCCGCCGACGCCCCAAACGCCCCAGAAAATAG